The DNA window GACATATCACCGATTAGCTTTTTTTGGCTGGGACGGTAGGATTCGAACCTACGAATAACGGAGTCAAAGTCCGTCGCCTTGCCGCTTGGCTACGTCCCATTCATTAAGTCTACAAAAATCATTATAACATATCAATATTATTTTGTCAATACAACCGTTTAAAACTCCTTTGCGATTAGGTATCCATGACTTGTAGCATAGGTTATTGAACGAGTCCATCCGCTACAGTCTCCAATTATTTTTACATTTTCAAAGAAATCGTTGTTTATCTTATTTGCGTAAAATTTAACCTCTGCTCCATATAAGAGATTATCCGGGTAAGTAACACCTTTTACGACTGTTTCTAATCGTTCCAAAAAATCTATTATTGATTCGATAGTACGTCTGGGAAGAGCCAGATTCAAATCTCCCAAAATGAAGTGCTTAGGATCTAACGTTGGCTCGACTCGCCCTAATTTTTTTGTCCTTTTTGAACTTTTAAAATCTTCATAGCATTGAAGTATAACTTTGTCTCCACCAGTAAGGATATTTGAAAGCTTTGCGATATAAGAACCGTAACCAACAGGGTCGTTGAAAGGCTGAGTGAACGAATGAGTAACCAAGATTGCAAAATTAGTGTTGGCAGTCTTTTTGGTAGTATTTGCATGACCATTAACCGTTAAAAAGTCGTCGTAACTTTCCAAAGTAACCTCTCCACCAGGATTGTTGCAAAAAGTTCTCACAATATAGCCGGTTTTAGTTTTTAATCTAATTTTGAATTCGTACATTTCTTTGTTTAAGTAGTCCACTATATGATTAGGAAGTTCAAATCTGACACCTAGATCAACCTTGTCATTTGATAAGACTAAATCTGGATGATCTTTGACCATATCCGATACTAATTTATGGCCTCTTCTTCCAACGGCAACAACGACCTTGTCATAGTTTTTTTCACTTCCACTATTTGTTGCTACAACAACCTCCGGGCCAGGAATAACTTTGATAACTTCCTCACCAAATAAAAAATTAATGTTATTAAATTTTGAAAATTCATCGAAAATGTTTTTTACCGTTTCTATTAGTAGGTCTGTACCCAGATGAAAAAAGTGAGATCTTACGGGTTCAAAATCTGCATCGTAGAACTTTTTATATAGCTCTCCGTTTTCAAAAGAATCCCCTTTTTCTAATTTATTCGAAAGCTCTAATTTTTTATTCTTGTCGAACTTTGCTAAACCTGATTTTGTGAGATAATATTCTACGACTTTCTTTTGAATATTCAATGGAATAACTAAGTCTCCCCCCATTTCTTTTGAAATGAATAATTTTCCATCGTATTTTAAACCGCCGAATCCCGCACCTTCTAAATTCTCTCCTTTTTCATAAATATCTATCTTGTAGTTATCAATCTTTTCCTCTTCTTGCAGTCCTTTTAAGAAACCTATAGAAGCTGCGCCAAAACCAATAATAGCTATTTTTTTCATAGAACTCCCTCCCATTGAAACATTTGCTTTTCTACAAAGGTTCAATTTCTATTGACAAGAGTTTATAAATATAGTATAATAACTTAGAATTGCCGAGGTGGCGGAATTGGCAGACGCGGCGGACTCAAAATCCGTTGGGGTGGAGAACCCCGTGCGGGTTCAACTCCCGCCCTCGGCACCATTAAAGGGCATGCGGAGGCATGCCCTTTAATCTTTTATTGGAATCTTACCCAACTTTAATCGATATTTCTTATTGCACAATAAAATCAATTTTTAATTTATTTTCTTCTATTGGACTCACATTTAGTAATAAACCATACCGGCCTTTCAAATTTGGCACATAATTCTGAAAAATAGGGGTTAAATCTACAAGGGCATAAGTAACATCTCCTGTTCCAATTCTTTCACTTAATTTTTGGAACAATTCATTCTCTGAAAGCTTTGGTTTATCATTTAGAAGTTTTTGAAGCTCATCTGGTTTAATTTGTGATACCATCATATATTCGTCTTTCCAAACATAAAAAGTATTGGTTAACATTTCTGTTTCATTGTTTTGATTTGTAATTTCAGATTCTATATAAAATTCCATCATGTTTTCGTCGGTCTTTTTGTATTTTATATTATTTTCATTCAAAATAGGTATGATTTCGTCGATTTTAGCGTCAGTTTTCAATTTTAAATAGCTTGCGTTAGAAATTGTCGGCATTGCACCGTTGCTGGTAGCTAAATCAACGTTAGCCTCTATTCCTTGAGAAACAGATATTAAATTTTCGACGATTTTGTAATCTACTATTATGTTTATGAAATCTGCGTAATTTGTTAAATCTTTTGGGATTAAACCAGAGGTAAAAAATATACTACCCAGGAATGGATATTCTTGAGCCCCTTTTACAAAATTTTTATCGATGAATTCTGTTTCTGCAGTTCCATTTCCTCCACCTA is part of the Petrotoga sibirica DSM 13575 genome and encodes:
- a CDS encoding NAD(P)/FAD-dependent oxidoreductase; translation: MKKIAIIGFGAASIGFLKGLQEEEKIDNYKIDIYEKGENLEGAGFGGLKYDGKLFISKEMGGDLVIPLNIQKKVVEYYLTKSGLAKFDKNKKLELSNKLEKGDSFENGELYKKFYDADFEPVRSHFFHLGTDLLIETVKNIFDEFSKFNNINFLFGEEVIKVIPGPEVVVATNSGSEKNYDKVVVAVGRRGHKLVSDMVKDHPDLVLSNDKVDLGVRFELPNHIVDYLNKEMYEFKIRLKTKTGYIVRTFCNNPGGEVTLESYDDFLTVNGHANTTKKTANTNFAILVTHSFTQPFNDPVGYGSYIAKLSNILTGGDKVILQCYEDFKSSKRTKKLGRVEPTLDPKHFILGDLNLALPRRTIESIIDFLERLETVVKGVTYPDNLLYGAEVKFYANKINNDFFENVKIIGDCSGWTRSITYATSHGYLIAKEF